The stretch of DNA ACCCTCAGTAACGTTCCCCCCAGCGGACTATCTGTTGTAGAAATGGGCTGGCTCCAGAATAGTTAGTGAAAAATACACCAGTGGGACCCTCTGTAATTGTTCCTCCTGGTAGTAGCTGCCTCTTCTCTGTGGGTGTCCAGGGGAATGGTTAGATGTCAGAAGAGGGAATGTGTCTGCTCTGTGAGAGTGGTTTAGACACAGTGgtataaagaactcttaatttTGAGCCCTGACATTAACCCATTACCACTAAGATTATAAAGCCTGCATCTATTTTCCTGAACTTTTCCCTCAATTTCTGTAGGAAGTAATTTAACTAAAACCTTAAGAGAAAGTCTTGATTACCTCTGTGAAGCTGAAATAAAACAATAGCCATGCTAGCTTCTTAAGAGGCTTCCTCTTTAGAATTCAGTCAGCTGTCCTGTATCTGCAGGGACTCAACAAATTGTTTGGGAATTTGATTTGACCCTCCCTCAGAAATTGTTCGAGGAGGCAGAGATGTCTAGATGTCATGAACATCCTAGCCAAGGAACTCAGTATGTCAGCAGTGCTCTCGTGATAAATTGGTTTGGTTTGATTCGGTTCAAAACCGTTTTTCTGTCAAATTTGAAGTTttttgcttaattaaaaaaatccttttataaGTGAATCTGTCAGTAGTTGTCAGTATGTATCTCTGAAATTAAGAGGTTCAGATGAGGCCTATCACCCTTTGATGTAGCCTTGTACATGTGCTTAAAATGTTGTTGGAGTCAGTACTTTGTTCTTAACTAGGCTTTTGTCAAGCATTTGTATTGAAAACAAATGTGTTTTAAACTTAAAGCATAGAAAACATGCTTAAAATAATTGCATGCATATTGTATCCTTTTCAATAGATTAAGTGACCCCTGTTCAAGCCGATGGGATGAGAGAAGCTTGTCGCAGAGATCCAGATCATGGTCCTATAATGGGTATTATTCAGACCTTAGTACAGCAAGACACTCTGACAGTCACCATAAAAAacgcaggaaagagaaaaaggttaaacataaaaagaaagctaaaaagcAGAAACATTGCAGAAGACACAAGCAGACTAAGAAGAGAAGGATTATTGTACCGTCAGACGTAGAATCCTCAAAATCTTCCACCCGACGAATGAAATCCTCTTGTGATAGAGAAAGGAGATCTCGTTCTTCCTCATTATCATCTCATCACTCATCAAAAAGGGACTGGTCTAAATCTGATAAAGATGACCAGAGCTCTTCAACCCATTCCAGCAGAGACTCCTACAGATCTAAATCTCACTCACAGTCTTATTCTAGAGGAAGCTCAAGATCAAGGACTCCGTCAAAATCCTCATCACATTCTCGAAGTAGATCAAAGTCCAGATCTACTTCCAAGTCAGGGAATCAAAGGACAGCATCAAAATCACCAAGACGAACAACCTCTCAGATAAGTGAAAATAAACCAGTTAAAACAGAACCTTTACGAGCAACAGTGCCACAAAACGAAAACGTTGTAGTACAACCAGTGGTGGCGGAAAATATTCCTGTAATACCATTGAGTGACAGTCCCCCTCCTTCAAGGTGGAAGCCTGGACAGAAGCCCTGGAAGCCCTCTTACGAGCGAATTCAGGAAATGAAAGCTAAAACAACCCATTTGCTGCCCCTCCAGAGCACTTACAGTTTGGCAAATATCAAAGAGACTGGAAGTTCATCATCCtaccataaaagagaaaaaaattcagaaagtgaTCGGAGTGCTTATTCAAAATATAGTGATAGAAGTTCGGAAAGCTCACCAAGGTCAAGGAGCAGATCTTCTAGGAGTAGATCGTATTCCAGATCATACACAAGGTCACGAAGTCTAGCTAGTTCACGTTCAAGATCTAGGTCTGCCTCATCTAGATCTCATTCACGAAATAAATACAGTGATCGTTCACAGTGTAGTAGATCTTCGTCATACTCTTCTGTTAGCAGTGATGATGGAAGACGAGCCAATAGAAAATTCagatccagtgggaaaaaaaagaacacttcaaaTAAGAGGCACAGCAGCAGCTCTGAGAAGAGACTTCgcaataaatatgtgaaaagcaGGGACAAGTGTTCGAGTCAGAGAAAGTACAGCGAAAGCCGGTCGTCTTTAGATTATTCTTCAGACAGTGAACGGTCAAGTGTTCAGGTTACACAGTCAGCTCAGGAAAAAGAGAGGCGGGTCCAAATGGAAATGCACagtaagcaagagaaaaacagagataaagagaaatccAAGCCTGAACAGGAATGCCCTCGTTCAAAGAAAAGGGCCTCGAAAGACAATCTTTCTGATCACCTGAGAAATGGCAGTAAGCCCAAAAGGAAGAATTATGCTGGGAGTAAATGGGACTCTGAGTCAAACTCTGAACGAGATGTAACTAAAAACAGTCAGAGTATTTCCCGGCCATCTTCTGATAAGGAGGAAGGTGAAGCTACATCAGATTCTGAGTCAGATTTTGGTGAAATACACAGCAAAGCCAAACCCCCAAAGAAATCTTCAGCAGGTACTTCACTGCCTGATGGTAATGGTGCTTGGAAATCAAGTAAGCAGCGGTCTTCAACCTCTGATTCTGATGGGTCCTATTCCAATTCAGAAAACACTAGAAGAAAGGCACGGAAGCATAAACACGGgtcaaaagaaaatcttaaaagggaACAGAccaaaaaagcaaaggagaaattaaaagggaaaaaagacaaaaagcacaAGGCTCCAAAACGAAAACAGGCATTTCACTGGCAGCCTCCACTAgaatttggggaggaggaggaggaggagatgagtGAAAAACAAGTTACTCAGGagccaaaagagaaaaaacaagtttCTGAAAATAGTgaaaccatgaaagaaaatacTCCACACCCTGAGAAGTCCTGTGAAGAGGGCATCCTCTCAGGTAAACGTAATCCAGTCATGACTTCGTCAGATACCGATCAGCCTCCTAAAGAGGATGGTAAACTCGGCGCTTCTCCCACGGCTTTCAGTCCTGAGGAgcttgctgcttctccctccagcaTTCAGCATGTTGCAGAAGGTGTCCCGGGCGGACTGGAGGATGTCCTGCAGACAGATGACAACATGGACATCTGTACTCCTGACAGGAGCTCCCCGGCCAAGGAGGCATCCCCTCTGGGACATTCAAGGCTGGCTGCCCCAGACGTAAACATTGTTCTAAAACAAGATGTGCACACGGAGCCTCCTGAGACAGAGGAGGTAAAACAGGAAAGCAGCACGTCGGAAAGCAAAATGATGGGGGACGTGGGGAAACGGGACAGCAGCCCTGCTAGCCTGGCGTGCGCTGTCGAAAGCACTGTGAAGAAAGAGGGGGGTGAGAAGAGCCAGCTTGGTGTCCTGGATAACAAGTGGAAGCCCCTGCAAGGGGTGGGGAACCTGCCGGCACCGGTGACCCCCACATCCAGCACCGTGGAGGTGAAGGCGCTGACTGCGGCCCCCGAGATGAAGCCACAAGGTTTGAGGatagaaattaaaagcaaaaataaagttcgGCCTGGGTCTCTCTTTGATGAGGTAAGAAAGACGGCACGCTTAAACCGGCGGCCAAGGAATCAGGAGAGTTCAAGTGAGGAGCAGACACCTAGTCGGGATGGTGATAGCCAGTCCAGAAGTCCGAGCAGATCTCGAAGTAAGTCGGAAACCAAATCAAGACACAGAACAAGGTCTGTCTCCTATAGTCACTCAAGAAGTCGATCGCGAAGTTCCTCGTCATCCTATCGGTGAGCAATGTAGTCCCCTCCCCCTCAAGAGTCTGTTACTGTTTAACTTGGAAGAACGTCAGAATTAGAGACAAGATCACTATTTCCAAATATCTGGAAGGGAGTAAGGGGAAGTCTTGTGCTGAGTGACTGAGAGAGCCAATTGAGGACATAGGAAGGGGGGGTTTTAGGTGAAGAAATTTGGGCTCGGTGTCAAAAACTATTGCTTGTTAATTAAAGCTCTCTGGCAGTAGACATGAATTTCCATGATAGGTGGCAAGTCTGTCTCTAATAGTGTGACACTGCTTTTGGTGATGCCTTAGAAGGAAATCCTGAATTTATAGAATTATGTAGGATTGAGAGATCATTAATATAACCCTCCATTTTCCACAAATGGAAGCTGGGGGCCACAGAGGCCAAGTTAACCTGCCCAAGACCTAcatctgtttaatttttattcaggGGTTAGTGGGGAGGAGCATGGTATAAACCATCAtctttatattgatttattttgtttcaaagtTGGGTCTAACTTTTGTCATCAGCATAGACTGGATTGTGCAGAGAATGAGaatttttataaactaaaaaaaatgagtgaTGTGATATATTAATAAGTGatctgtattccttttttttccttgtgaataTTTCATGGTTTTACCTATCTCTTAATTGCTCATATCCCTTAGTATACTGTGCTTGCTTTTCATCACTTGAGCCTAAAGTACAGTTAAGAATCTTAAATTTCCCCTTCCTATTCATCATCCCTTTCTCAcccagatttctttaaaaataggaacCAACACTTGCCATCTGTAGTAATTGTCTCCCATTTACTCTTTAGCTGCTTGTAGTCTATCTGCTGCatcttccctcccctgcctcttcctaaAAGGGCAGGTACCTCATATGAGTGCCAGGGCATGTTTTCAGTCCTTTTGATCCTTCTGGAATCTGCTGCTagctctcttcttccctctcagaCCATTCCGTGCTTACGTTGTAGGCTCTTCTCCGTCCTCCTACCCTGACTCCCAGCTGGCCCAGAGAACTGGGAAATCCTGGCCTGTTCTTTCTAGGTTCATATTGCTAGATGCAGGCACTATTGAGCGACTCTAGCCGCCCGTCTGCTTAACATCTGCCTTCCATTCGTGCTTTGACAGTTCTGAACTGCTGGCCACTCTTTTAGCTTCCTGCTGCTGCCTTTGGGTGGCATTTCACTTGATAAATGAAGACAGGGTTAGAAAGCCTGAGGAGTTTGCTTTAAGTTATGCTATGAATGGGTAGTAGACCAGCAGCTAACCTTGCCTCCCCTACTAGGTTGTGATATATCACTTCAGTCTGGGGCCATTTTCTACTCATCTTTTGGTTACCTCACAGAATCTGCTCTATAATTATCGAGTAACTGACTAGACTCTGAGAACATAATGTGTTCATTCTCTTATAGGTAAACTGGAAGTAGATCATGTCTTCTAAAACATAAGTACatagtgaataaaataaaacctatgaAGATGTTTCATAAGTTGCCTAGACATAGGGATATGGTTCTGTCCTAAACAACAGGTGGAAAGTCGGAGGAGAAGGGTGGGGAGCCAAGGGAATGCAGAGGGGCAGAATTGTACTTTAACTTAAGTTCcttgttttattaaatattaaatagattaaaaaaattaaatgattaggtataaataatttaaagtgtcatctagatttttaaaaatagagctttgaCATCCTGATTATGTCCCTACCCAGTGTCAGTctactttattttctctcctaGAATTAAACATTATTGTAAATTTTTGTTGTAGTTTTGTTGTTCCTTAGTTTTGCCACAAATATTTCTATTTGTATAGTGTTTTTGCATGTCTTCCAACAGAATCTTTACAGATATACATACCTACATATGTGTTCTAGCTATGCATTTTTCACTGAACATGATGTTCCAAGAAAAGTCTCTGTTGATATATGTAgctgtatttcattcattttgctaTTTGAGAATATTTTACTGCATATCtgtgcttctcccctcccccattctatATTTAATGAAGctttggattatttcttcttctggTCTTAACAAATAGGGCTCCAGTGAATATACCTTTACTAGCCTTTTCTGGTTTATTTGATTCTCTTTGATTTAAACCCTCATTAGCTGTCACTTTCAAACCCACTGTGAAGAGTTTGTGAATGACCTTTCCTTTTGCTGTGTTCTTCCGTTCCAGTCCTACTAGGATTCATTTGAACAGCATGGTGAGttaatataattctattttttcacttttaactGTAGATCAAGAAGCTATTCCAGAAGTCGCAGCAGAGGATGGTACAGCAGAGGCCGCACAAGAAGCCGGAGCAGTTCCTACCGCAGTTACAAAAGTCACAGGTGAGTGTGGGAACCCCACCCTACCATGGTCTGTATCCTGTCTGCTTTTCAAGGCCTGCACTCACAGAGTGGGGGAGCTGTTGAGAAGGATCTTGTCATTGCTAAATACCAGACAGATCTATTGTCTCGTCTAGTTGTTTCTTTCTAGGAACTGTCAGAGTCTCACTGGCTATCCTCAGGATGTGATCTTATCAGAGTGAGGaaagagaagcagcagaaatctttttttaaaaggccctgcccattttctccccccaccctactccagtatATCTTCCTTGACTTCCGTTCACATCCGTAGTCCCCTCTTAGCTTGGGTTAGGGATTGGGGATAGGAGGACTGTTAATAGGGGGCCACAGAATGGAGCGTCTTGGGGGTGGTGACCCAGGTTTGTATTTCTTCCAGCTTCCTCAAACCCTCTTTTGCCTCTCAGATATGTTCTACTGTTGCAGCTTCATTTTACCTGTTGGTGTCTGTCCTGTGCAAACTTCCCCTCCCCGTCCAGTTAGAACCTCCCCAGTGACTTTGGTTATGTGCACCTCATAGAAGAATCAAAGTTAATCAGAATGAAATCcaacatgcttttaaaaaatccaccaTACTtttgataaagaaatgaaataaatacagctactggatttcattgtttttttccttgatgGCAAATATGTGTCTTGATTTTTGATATAACATGTCCTGACCCACAAAATGATGGTCCCTCATGTGATTCCTATCAGGACATCCAGCAGGAGCAGATCCAGGAGCAGCTCGTACGACCCCCACAGCCGGTCCAGGTACAGACGGGGTGGGGAACCACCTATGGGGACAGAATTGAAAAGCTGAATTTCATAAAACCCTTCATTCCCTTTTAAAAAGTGTTGTAGTCTGTTGAAAAATTGAAACACAAGTATTTGTCTCATGAAGTCATCTCTCTCTACATGAGGCTTTTTTGCATGGCTGTTGGCCCATCGTACTCTAGTGTCAAAGTGACAATCGATGTCCAGTTGTAATGGCAGGTATTGATTGAATATAATGGCCTAAGAAGATCCACTAGATTCAGTCAGACTAAATCAGTGTGTTAACTTTGTGATATTTTTCAAtgcagaaaagaaatgaacatttttctgtTGCATGTGGTAAGCCTCACTGGGGCATTTGTTAAATGTCTCCAGTACTTGCTGTGCAGATGTGCCCATGTTCTCAGAGAACACTGAGGAgatcataaaaagaaatggaagcctGTGGGTATTTGAATGGGGAACTTAAGTGTGTGTTGTTGCTGTTGAAGCAGGTCCTACACTTACGATAGCTACTATAGCAGGAGTCGGAGTCGGAGCCGGAGCCAGAGGAGTGACAGTTACCACCGAGGCAGAAGTTACAACAGGCGATCCAGGTGGGTCTTCCTCCTTCAGGGCGCTGCACGGTATTGTGGGTACTTGGTGTGGGAGGTGACGAACGGCTCGTAGAAGAGAGCATAATCGTCTGAGGTcagaaatctttctttctcttgaattTTAGCAACCCACAGGAAGTGGCTTTGTATTAAGGGTTGCTGGTCAGGTTTGTtggttattgttaatattttaatctaAAATGGATTTTGTAATATTTACATTCCCTTGGACACACAGTTTTTTTGGAAGGAGTAAAGAGAGAAGGCCGCCTAGATCATGTCCCACTCCCTTAAATAGGGCCAGTTGCTAAAAAGAGCTAAaccgggctcctgggtggctcagtgggttaagcctctgccttcggctcaggtcatgatctcagggtcctgggatcaagttccgcatcgggctctctgctcagcggggaacctgcttcctcctctctctctctgcctgcctctctgcctacttgtgatctctgtcaaataaataaataaaatctttaaaaaaaaaaaaagagctaaaccaatttattagttttttaaacttaaaaaaaaagtatactaaaATGTCATCATTGGCTTCAACAGCAGGGTTGAGGTATATAGCATCAGttttagtaaaaatatatttatgtaaattacaGATATTTATAGGTATTATTTTATAGAACTATTTGGGCTGGTACTGCCATAGTCTTTATGGCAACTTTTTGTAATGTCCCTTTCCTGGTCACTTTTGGTCTTACCTTTCCCTCATCCATTGCAACTATAGTCAGTGATCCTTGTCTAATGTCAGTGTGATGTAGACACCTCCCTTGTTTGAAATTCTTGAAGGGCTCCCTACTGCCCAGAGGGGCAGGTTCAGGCTCTTCAGCATCACATGTAAGTCCTCTCTACCTACCAGCTCCAGCTGGGGtttttctgtcttccctcctTTAATGTTCTAgaacctctccttctgcctggagaTACACACGACTCTTGAGATGGCCAGTTTCCCACCTACCTACCCTATAGGTCTAAGCTGCAACCCACTGCCCCAGGGGGCCATCCTGACTGATAACCCTGAGTTATatcacccccacctccccatgaTGTGGCCTGTTTGTCTTGTCCACTATTCTGTGTGGTCCATGAGTCCCAGGAAACTGTACTTTGTTTTGTCTACTGTATATGTCTCTCGCATCTAGTAAAGTGAcctcctttaatatttttcaaaattactggTGACTGTTGCCAGGTCCTCCAGATGCACTGTCCCAGTGGTCCTGTccatgcctgccccaccttcACCCCTCATTGGGGTCCTCATTTtggtttccatatttttaatgaatctcttcttatacttttttaaatCCCTCACTTCCTCCGTCTAATTAAATATTGATACTCATTTTGGGTAACATGGAAAATTACTCTCATTTGCACGAGTGGATTTTAAGTAATTTCCCAAGATGCGATGTTTCATCTTAACCTTGATATTATTGCCATCTGTCATTTAAAACATCTTTGAAAAGTCTGCACTGTTGCTGCTGGCAGGACCCCACTCATCCACCCACTGTGCTATGCCCCTTCAGTATTGCTTTCAAGCCAGTTGTATCAAAAAAGAAGCTTCAAGAGGAATTCA from Neovison vison isolate M4711 chromosome 6, ASM_NN_V1, whole genome shotgun sequence encodes:
- the NKTR gene encoding NK-tumor recognition protein isoform X3: MGAQDRPQCHFDIEINREPGEKGLGKTTGKKLCYKGSTFHRVVKNFMIQGGDFSEGNGKGGESIYGGYFKDENFILKHDRAFLLSMANRGKHTNGSQFFITTKPAPHLDGVHVVFGLVISGFEVIEQIENLKTDAASRPYADVRVIDCGVLATKSTKDVFEKKRKKPTHSEDSDSSSNSSSSSESSSESEIEHERSRRRKHKRRPKVKHSKKRRKEASSSEEPRTKHIMSPKGHSERSYTNEKRSVDSNAKREKPVVRPEEIPPVPENRFLLRRDMPLVTVEPEPKIPDVTPIVSDQKPSVSKSGRKIKGRGTIRYHTPPRSRSCSESDDDDSSETPPHWKEEMQRLRAYRPPSGEKWSKGDKLSDPCSSRWDERSLSQRSRSWSYNGYYSDLSTARHSDSHHKKRRKEKKVKHKKKAKKQKHCRRHKQTKKRRIIVPSDVESSKSSTRRMKSSCDRERRSRSSSLSSHHSSKRDWSKSDKDDQSSSTHSSRDSYRSKSHSQSYSRGSSRSRTPSKSSSHSRSRSKSRSTSKSGNQRTASKSPRRTTSQISENKPVKTEPLRATVPQNENVVVQPVVAENIPVIPLSDSPPPSRWKPGQKPWKPSYERIQEMKAKTTHLLPLQSTYSLANIKETGSSSSYHKREKNSESDRSAYSKYSDRSSESSPRSRSRSSRSRSYSRSYTRSRSLASSRSRSRSASSRSHSRNKYSDRSQCSRSSSYSSVSSDDGRRANRKFRSSGKKKNTSNKRHSSSSEKRLRNKYVKSRDKCSSQRKYSESRSSLDYSSDSERSSVQVTQSAQEKERRVQMEMHSKQEKNRDKEKSKPEQECPRSKKRASKDNLSDHLRNGSKPKRKNYAGSKWDSESNSERDVTKNSQSISRPSSDKEEGEATSDSESDFGEIHSKAKPPKKSSAGTSLPDGNGAWKSSKQRSSTSDSDGSYSNSENTRRKARKHKHGSKENLKREQTKKAKEKLKGKKDKKHKAPKRKQAFHWQPPLEFGEEEEEEMSEKQVTQEPKEKKQVSENSETMKENTPHPEKSCEEGILSGKRNPVMTSSDTDQPPKEDGKLGASPTAFSPEELAASPSSIQHVAEGVPGGLEDVLQTDDNMDICTPDRSSPAKEASPLGHSRLAAPDVNIVLKQDVHTEPPETEEVKQESSTSESKMMGDVGKRDSSPASLACAVESTVKKEGGEKSQLGVLDNKWKPLQGVGNLPAPVTPTSSTVEVKALTAAPEMKPQGLRIEIKSKNKVRPGSLFDEVRKTARLNRRPRNQESSSEEQTPSRDGDSQSRSPSRSRSKSETKSRHRTRSVSYSHSRSRSRSSSSSYRSRSYSRSRSRGWYSRGRTRSRSSSYRSYKSHRTSSRSRSRSSSYDPHSRSSRSYTYDSYYSRSRSRSRSQRSDSYHRGRSYNRRSRSCRSYGSDSESDRSYSHHRSPSESSTYS